AATTTTTCGCTCAATTGTCCTTGTTGTAAGTCCTGATGTTTTTGCTAATTCTGGGATTGTTATCTCTGGATTGTTACGTATTGTTTCAATAATACTGCGATATTTGAAGGCTATTTCTTTCCCGACATCTTTCCCGACATCATTCCGTGGTTGAAGGGAAGTTTTTTGCTTTTCATATTTGATTTCTACAAGGAATCCATCTCCTAATTCCCTGTATTCAAATAACATAGTAGGGTATTCTTTGATTTCTCTACGGATTCTTATAAAGCCGCTTCCGTATTTTTCAATGTCCTTTGTAAGGTAAAATACTTCGGCTATCAGTTTGTTTCTGGTTTGCGACTGATAGCTGTCGGTTTTAAGCTGCTCAATGGTGATACCACCAAAAAGTTTCCCGGGATTAAAAAGTGTGATGCTCTGATCGAAAATTTTTATCTGAATGTCAACCGGACTGGTGTAATCACGATGAATGATTGCATTTAACACAAGTTCACGCAATGCGGGTATCGGGTATTCAAAGATTTCGGTTCGCTGTGTAGTTTTACCGGTGATTTCAAATGCCACTTTGATTTACCCGATGATGTAGCGCATGGTTTCTTCAACAACTTCAAACAGACCGCCTTTGTATATTTTATCATCAATAATCATGGATGGGGTTTTAAACCTTCCTATATGCACATTGTGATTCAGGTGTTCTTTTGCAAACAGGAGCATGGCGGCATTTACAGGAATTTTATCAACAACCAGCCTGAGCTTAGTCAAAGCATCTTCAACTTTTTCGGGAAGAATGAACCGTCCGCTGTTGTTCACTTTGGTAATAAACTGCCTGATCTTATGATAATCAAGGTCATCCAGAGAGGCCTTTGGATAAGGATAGGCATCCCATGAGAGTTGAAGGCTTTGCAGATGAATTTCAGATATTTCGCGAACGCCGAGTTGGTGATTTGAATTTTTAATCCGTTTAAAATATCTTCCTTTGAACGAAACCGGTTTAATCGGATATTCGTTCACCCGAATCTGGCAAATCACTATACCATCAATCTCATGCTCGGTAATATCAACAACCTGTGCAGGACTGGTTTTGTTCTTTATTTCGTTTGTCCAGTTTTGCAGGGTTTCACTTCCAATCAACGTTCCAAT
The genomic region above belongs to Bacteroidales bacterium and contains:
- a CDS encoding winged helix-turn-helix transcriptional regulator; amino-acid sequence: MAFEITGKTTQRTEIFEYPIPALRELVLNAIIHRDYTSPVDIQIKIFDQSITLFNPGKLFGGITIEQLKTDSYQSQTRNKLIAEVFYLTKDIEKYGSGFIRIRREIKEYPTMLFEYRELGDGFLVEIKYEKQKTSLQPRNDVGKDVGKEIAFKYRSIIETIRNNPEITIPELAKTSGLTTRTIERKISELKNYGLLQRTGGRKEGYWALTDEQ
- a CDS encoding putative DNA binding domain-containing protein, which encodes MPTAQHLRKLITSGESVTVEFKQGFNDEVIESIVAFANTSGGSVIIGVSNTGKIIGTLIGSETLQNWTNEIKNKTSPAQVVDITEHEIDGIVICQIRVNEYPIKPVSFKGRYFKRIKNSNHQLGVREISEIHLQSLQLSWDAYPYPKASLDDLDYHKIRQFITKVNNSGRFILPEKVEDALTKLRLVVDKIPVNAAMLLFAKEHLNHNVHIGRFKTPSMIIDDKIYKGGLFEVVEETMRYIIG